In Tissierellales bacterium, the following proteins share a genomic window:
- the recN gene encoding DNA repair protein RecN, with product MLVELNIKDFAILENLNINFTKGFNILTGETGAGKSIIVEAISLILGERASKDLIRTGSHKAVIEGVFYLEKPMEIRQGLIEYGIDLGEDNYLILSREIFSTGRSVSRVNGRTVTLSMLNKITENLIDIHGQHQHQSLLNIENHIKIVDTFGDANFNKIKENISKKYIKLMELKKKVNNLSMDTIERDREIDLLKYQLEEINSANLSIEEEKEVENEFKKMSNTKEITSTAGEVIDILNSNDYNRSSVLDELNNSITLMNNIETYDKKLKEISDSLENFSYELQEVSITLMQYIESINFDEEKMIYLEDRMDIINTLKKKYGNTIEDIFKYENKIRERLNLLIDNDNEIQELKIQIAELEKELNDSCKILSRERKIISQKLEEAISKELGQLNMQKVVLKVNFEKKDYFTKEGYDKIEFLISTNLGEELKPLSRIVSGGEISRIMLAFKTILADYDNVPCLIFDEIDTGISGRTAQIVGEKINKISKKRQIICISHLPQIAALADTHFSINKTIKEGKTITNVNKLSYEERINEMSRLLGGVDLTNTTKLHAEEMLKMSKKFKNK from the coding sequence ATGCTTGTTGAGTTGAATATTAAAGATTTTGCAATATTAGAAAATTTAAATATTAATTTTACTAAAGGTTTCAATATTTTGACTGGTGAAACTGGTGCTGGTAAATCTATTATTGTTGAGGCCATAAGCCTAATTTTAGGGGAAAGAGCTAGTAAGGATTTAATTAGAACGGGTAGTCATAAAGCAGTTATTGAAGGTGTTTTTTATTTGGAAAAACCAATGGAAATTAGGCAAGGATTAATTGAATATGGTATAGACCTAGGGGAAGATAATTATTTAATTTTATCTAGGGAAATTTTTTCTACGGGAAGAAGTGTTTCAAGGGTAAATGGTAGGACTGTTACTTTATCTATGCTTAATAAAATTACGGAAAATCTAATAGACATTCATGGACAACACCAACACCAATCATTATTGAATATTGAAAATCATATAAAAATAGTGGATACTTTTGGTGATGCTAATTTTAACAAAATAAAAGAAAATATATCAAAAAAATACATAAAATTAATGGAGTTAAAAAAGAAAGTAAATAATTTATCTATGGATACTATAGAAAGAGATAGAGAAATTGATTTACTTAAATACCAGCTAGAGGAAATAAATAGTGCTAATTTATCTATTGAAGAGGAAAAAGAAGTAGAAAATGAATTTAAAAAAATGTCTAATACAAAGGAAATTACTTCTACAGCTGGAGAAGTAATAGATATTCTAAATTCAAATGACTATAATCGTTCTTCAGTTTTAGATGAATTAAACAATAGTATCACCTTAATGAATAATATAGAAACATATGATAAAAAGCTAAAAGAAATTAGTGATTCATTGGAAAATTTCAGCTATGAATTACAAGAGGTATCTATTACCTTAATGCAATATATAGAAAGCATTAACTTTGATGAAGAGAAAATGATTTATTTAGAGGATAGAATGGATATTATCAATACATTGAAGAAAAAGTATGGAAATACTATAGAGGATATTTTTAAATATGAAAATAAAATAAGGGAAAGGTTAAATTTATTAATAGATAATGATAATGAAATACAAGAACTTAAAATTCAAATAGCTGAGTTAGAAAAAGAATTAAATGATAGTTGCAAAATTTTATCAAGAGAGAGAAAAATAATTAGTCAAAAATTAGAAGAAGCTATTTCAAAAGAATTAGGTCAATTAAATATGCAAAAAGTAGTTTTAAAGGTTAATTTTGAAAAAAAAGATTATTTTACAAAAGAAGGTTATGATAAAATTGAGTTTTTAATTTCTACTAACTTAGGTGAAGAATTAAAACCTTTATCTAGAATTGTTTCTGGGGGAGAAATTTCTAGGATAATGCTCGCTTTCAAGACTATCTTAGCTGATTATGATAATGTTCCCTGTCTAATATTCGATGAAATAGATACAGGAATAAGTGGCAGAACTGCACAGATAGTTGGTGAAAAGATAAACAAAATTTCAAAAAAACGTCAAATTATTTGTATTTCTCATTTGCCACAAATTGCTGCTTTGGCAGATACACATTTTTCTATTAATAAAACTATTAAAGAAGGTAAAACTATAACAAATGTAAATAAATTAAGTTATGAAGAAAGAATTAATGAAATGTCTAGATTATTAGGTGGTGTAGATTTAACTAATACTACTAAGCTTCATGCAGAGGAAATGCTAAAAATGTCAAAAAAATTTAAAAATAAATAA
- the spo0A gene encoding sporulation transcription factor Spo0A — protein MEKTTVLIADDNKDFTDILCEYLSMHEDFKVIGVVKDGLEALEEMPKAEPDVLILDIIMPHLDGLEVLERLNSMVIKKYPKVIVLSAVGQDKITQKAIKLGADYYVVKPFDFDIFIKRLREIAGNAKEEPIKRNYINIPKKSINNGENQVSVEAKITNIIHEIGVPAHIKGYQYLREAISLVIDDVELLGAVTKELYPNIAKKYGTTPSRVERAIRHAIEVAWSRGKIDTINNIFGYTVHTDKGKPTNSEFIAMVADKLRLEQEILQY, from the coding sequence TTGGAAAAAACAACAGTATTGATTGCGGATGACAACAAAGATTTTACCGATATTTTATGCGAATACTTATCCATGCATGAAGATTTTAAAGTAATCGGGGTAGTAAAAGATGGGCTGGAAGCATTAGAAGAAATGCCTAAGGCGGAACCGGACGTTTTAATATTAGATATTATAATGCCTCATTTAGATGGTTTAGAAGTATTAGAAAGGCTAAATAGCATGGTGATTAAAAAATATCCTAAAGTAATTGTATTGTCTGCAGTAGGACAAGATAAAATAACTCAAAAAGCTATTAAATTGGGAGCAGATTACTATGTAGTTAAACCATTTGATTTTGATATTTTTATAAAAAGGCTAAGGGAAATAGCAGGTAATGCCAAAGAAGAACCAATAAAACGAAATTATATTAATATTCCTAAAAAATCCATAAATAATGGTGAAAATCAAGTAAGTGTTGAGGCAAAAATAACTAATATTATACATGAAATAGGAGTTCCTGCCCATATTAAAGGATATCAGTATTTAAGAGAAGCAATATCTCTGGTTATAGACGATGTTGAACTATTAGGAGCTGTTACTAAAGAACTATATCCAAATATTGCAAAGAAATATGGTACTACTCCAAGTAGGGTTGAAAGAGCTATAAGACATGCAATAGAAGTTGCTTGGAGCAGAGGTAAAATAGATACTATAAATAATATCTTTGGATATACTGTTCATACAGATAAAGGTAAGCCTACTAATAGCGAGTTTATAGCCATGGTGGCAGACAAACTCAGATTAGAACAGGAAATATTACAGTACTGA
- a CDS encoding copper transporter has protein sequence MSPNIKYYVVTIAAIFLALGIGIYIGFTLDAHNLLIEQKDDIVTKIEEKFDYLNDENKDLKEEVSELEKENNKYNDYIETIYSSVIKDRLKNINVAIVETNDDYVYSGIGKTLELAGANVASITTIKDRYLSEELLEKINNSLPESESIKDNLIEGGVINLTEGIIKGEKNELMQKLRENDAVNFVGNYDIPIDFVIIAGGTESKESNNISQIDKNIIEVAKGLEVPIIGIEKEKVNYSYTEGYKDYRISTVDNVDSTIGKTALILSMEGRPGNYGVKPGAEELLPNLDSNISE, from the coding sequence TTGAGTCCGAATATAAAATATTATGTAGTTACTATTGCAGCAATTTTTTTAGCTCTAGGAATAGGTATATATATAGGTTTTACTTTAGATGCTCATAATTTATTAATTGAGCAAAAAGATGATATTGTTACAAAAATAGAAGAAAAGTTCGATTATTTAAACGATGAAAATAAAGATTTAAAAGAAGAAGTTAGTGAGTTAGAAAAGGAGAACAACAAATATAATGATTATATAGAGACTATTTATTCATCTGTAATTAAAGATAGGTTAAAGAATATTAATGTAGCCATTGTAGAAACAAATGATGATTATGTATACTCTGGTATAGGTAAAACTTTAGAATTAGCTGGAGCAAATGTAGCTAGTATAACCACAATTAAAGATAGGTATTTAAGCGAGGAACTATTAGAAAAGATTAACAATTCTTTACCAGAGAGTGAAAGTATTAAAGATAATTTAATTGAAGGTGGAGTAATTAATTTAACAGAAGGAATTATTAAAGGGGAAAAGAATGAATTGATGCAAAAGCTTAGAGAAAATGATGCTGTAAATTTTGTTGGAAATTATGATATACCTATAGATTTTGTAATTATTGCTGGTGGAACGGAAAGTAAGGAGTCAAACAATATCTCCCAGATTGATAAAAATATTATAGAAGTAGCAAAAGGACTAGAGGTTCCTATTATTGGAATAGAAAAGGAAAAGGTAAATTATTCTTATACTGAAGGATACAAAGATTACCGTATATCTACAGTTGATAATGTAGATAGCACAATTGGTAAGACTGCATTAATATTATCTATGGAAGGCAGACCTGGAAATTATGGAGTAAAGCCTGGTGCTGAAGAATTATTACCTAATTTAGACAGTAATATTTCAGAATAG
- the spoIVB gene encoding SpoIVB peptidase, with protein sequence MRKFKNRKIFSIFFLIIAFFYMIQIASIFYCPKEIRIVKGEDKELELLFPFRLKNRGKENKILETTFNLNNRSKLKRSYNIVANQEGNAKFNLNILGFIPVKNVDVNVVDRQELILGGNSIGVSLNTKGVLVVAVTDIIGIDGKNYNPARTAGIKAGDSIIDINGEKVKNAEHVVQLLNDLKDSSIKITIERNGANFVTSVTPVQSLQDNCYRLGIWVRDKTAGIGTLTFYDEKSKNFGALGHGITDIDTGKLLNVRNGKIMDAKIANIEQGKKGEPGEIKGIFYETENTVGDIKENTNFGIYGKLNDEFIKNNRAEALPIGFRDEVKEGKAYILTTINDNKIQKYEIEILKKQQQFSPESKSMVIKITDEKLLNKTGGIVQGMSGSPIIQDDKIIGAVTHVFVNDPTKGYGLYIEWMLEQLSMGKGEKIGNVEEDR encoded by the coding sequence TTGAGGAAATTTAAAAATAGAAAAATATTTTCTATATTTTTTTTGATTATAGCTTTTTTTTATATGATACAAATTGCTAGCATTTTTTATTGTCCTAAAGAAATTAGAATAGTTAAAGGGGAAGATAAAGAGTTAGAATTATTATTTCCTTTTAGATTAAAAAATCGGGGTAAAGAAAATAAAATTTTAGAAACAACCTTTAACTTAAATAATAGGTCTAAACTAAAAAGGTCTTACAATATTGTGGCTAATCAAGAAGGAAATGCAAAATTTAATTTAAATATACTAGGTTTTATTCCAGTTAAAAATGTAGATGTTAATGTAGTAGATAGACAGGAACTGATTCTTGGAGGTAATTCTATTGGTGTAAGCCTTAATACAAAAGGTGTATTGGTAGTTGCTGTTACTGATATAATAGGTATAGATGGAAAGAACTATAATCCAGCAAGAACTGCAGGAATTAAAGCAGGAGATAGTATTATAGATATTAATGGTGAGAAAGTAAAAAATGCGGAACATGTAGTTCAATTATTAAATGATTTAAAAGATAGTAGTATAAAAATAACTATTGAAAGAAATGGAGCTAATTTTGTAACTAGTGTGACGCCAGTACAAAGCCTTCAAGATAACTGCTATAGACTAGGAATTTGGGTTAGAGATAAAACTGCAGGTATTGGTACCTTAACTTTTTATGATGAAAAAAGCAAAAACTTTGGAGCTTTAGGCCATGGTATTACAGATATTGATACTGGAAAATTATTAAATGTTAGAAATGGTAAAATAATGGATGCTAAAATTGCAAATATTGAACAGGGAAAAAAAGGGGAACCTGGCGAAATAAAAGGAATCTTTTATGAGACGGAAAATACAGTAGGAGATATAAAAGAGAATACTAATTTTGGTATTTACGGAAAATTAAATGATGAATTTATAAAAAATAATAGAGCAGAAGCCTTACCAATAGGATTTAGAGATGAAGTAAAGGAAGGTAAGGCTTATATATTAACTACAATAAATGATAACAAAATTCAAAAATATGAAATAGAAATTTTAAAAAAGCAGCAGCAATTTTCACCTGAATCTAAAAGTATGGTGATTAAGATAACAGATGAAAAACTTTTAAATAAAACCGGTGGCATAGTACAGGGAATGAGTGGTAGTCCTATTATTCAAGATGATAAAATAATTGGAGCCGTAACCCATGTCTTTGTAAATGATCCTACAAAAGGTTATGGTCTTTATATAGAGTGGATGTTGGAACAGTTAAGTATGGGGAAGGGTGAAAAAATTGGTAATGTAGAAGAAGATAGGTAG
- the steA gene encoding putative cytokinetic ring protein SteA translates to MFIKGVVKKDKVTKNLTKRLKLGDIALIAHKDLDEIAATSLVEKKVKAIINTEPTISGKYPNQGPIILLESGIPIYEVSDSEIFHHIEEGEVIEIENGKMFCGDEVLGSCQLLDKEKIENLLNKGYENLERELDKFIENTLEYAKKEKGLVTGKVDVPNIKTKIKGKHVLVVVRGKGFKRDLAAIQSYISEVDPIMIGVDGGGDALLEIGYTPDIVIGDMDSVSDKCLKATKEIVVHAYPNGEAPGLDRVKSLGIEPVVFPAPGTSEDIALLLAFSNNADLIVAVGTHSNMIDFLEKGRKGMASTFLVRLKVGSKLIDAKGVNQLYKAHFKLKYVLGLCLAALIPILVITLMYPPMQEFLKLIKIRLRIMFGL, encoded by the coding sequence ATGTTCATTAAAGGTGTTGTAAAAAAAGATAAGGTAACTAAAAATTTAACAAAGCGATTGAAACTTGGTGATATTGCATTAATAGCCCATAAGGATTTAGACGAAATTGCAGCCACCTCCCTTGTAGAAAAAAAAGTAAAGGCAATAATTAATACTGAGCCAACTATTAGTGGAAAATACCCAAATCAAGGACCTATAATCCTTTTAGAATCAGGTATTCCTATTTATGAAGTATCTGATAGTGAGATTTTTCACCATATAGAAGAAGGGGAAGTAATAGAAATTGAAAATGGGAAAATGTTTTGTGGTGACGAAGTATTAGGAAGTTGTCAACTATTAGATAAAGAAAAAATTGAAAACTTACTTAATAAGGGCTACGAAAACTTAGAAAGAGAATTAGATAAATTTATAGAAAATACCCTTGAATATGCAAAAAAGGAGAAAGGTCTTGTTACAGGAAAGGTTGATGTGCCAAATATAAAGACTAAAATAAAAGGTAAACATGTTTTAGTCGTTGTAAGAGGGAAGGGATTCAAGAGAGATTTAGCTGCAATTCAATCTTATATAAGCGAAGTTGATCCTATAATGATAGGGGTAGATGGTGGAGGGGATGCCTTATTGGAAATTGGATATACTCCTGATATAGTTATTGGTGATATGGATAGTGTTAGTGATAAGTGTTTAAAAGCTACAAAGGAAATAGTTGTCCACGCTTATCCAAATGGGGAAGCTCCCGGTCTTGATAGGGTGAAAAGCCTAGGAATTGAACCAGTAGTATTTCCAGCACCAGGAACTAGTGAAGATATTGCATTACTTCTTGCCTTTTCTAATAATGCAGATTTAATTGTTGCTGTAGGTACTCATAGTAATATGATTGATTTTCTAGAAAAAGGCAGAAAAGGAATGGCAAGCACATTTTTGGTTAGATTGAAAGTAGGCTCTAAATTAATTGATGCAAAAGGTGTAAATCAACTTTATAAAGCACATTTTAAATTAAAATATGTATTAGGATTATGTTTAGCGGCTTTAATTCCTATTTTGGTTATAACTTTAATGTATCCACCTATGCAGGAGTTTTTGAAGTTAATAAAAATTAGATTAAGAATAATGTTTGGGTTATAA
- a CDS encoding DUF3866 family protein, producing MKLEIDDNIEKAVNYRKLTGKIKVGDIVIVNTTAVELSLGTGGYHYVIYNYCNESKKAEGKGHIMKLRYTPLQIKCLTSEEEDSPYHEEFLNFKNLEGSIFIVGTLHSMLAPIACMIKWLDPTINLNYIMTDAGALPISFSRTVEELKEKRIINKTITIGHAFGGDLECTNIYNGLIAAKEILNSDVTIITMGPGIVGTGTKYGFSGIEQGSIIDSINTLGGLPMAVPRISFGDKRKRHRGISHHTITVLSEVCKTSANVIFPIIEEDKLNILKRQITENNINKKHNLTYEKGENIEKALKTYNMKVTTMGRGFHDDKEYFLTLGAVGQKAVQILNEGNER from the coding sequence ATAAAATTAGAGATTGATGATAATATAGAAAAAGCTGTTAATTATAGAAAGTTGACAGGAAAAATAAAAGTTGGTGATATAGTTATAGTAAATACAACTGCTGTAGAGCTTTCCTTAGGTACTGGCGGATATCATTATGTTATTTATAATTATTGTAATGAGAGCAAGAAAGCAGAGGGTAAAGGTCATATTATGAAATTAAGATATACGCCATTACAAATTAAATGTTTAACATCCGAAGAAGAAGATAGTCCTTATCATGAAGAATTTTTAAACTTTAAAAATTTAGAAGGCTCAATATTTATAGTAGGTACCTTACATAGTATGCTTGCACCTATTGCTTGTATGATTAAGTGGCTGGATCCAACAATTAATCTAAATTATATTATGACCGATGCAGGAGCATTACCAATAAGTTTTAGTCGTACAGTGGAAGAATTAAAGGAAAAAAGAATAATTAATAAAACTATAACTATTGGTCATGCTTTTGGTGGTGATCTAGAGTGTACAAATATTTACAATGGATTAATTGCAGCAAAAGAAATTTTAAATAGTGATGTAACCATTATTACTATGGGGCCAGGAATAGTAGGTACAGGTACAAAGTATGGATTTAGTGGAATAGAACAAGGTTCTATAATTGACAGTATTAATACATTGGGAGGTTTACCAATGGCTGTACCTAGAATAAGTTTTGGTGATAAAAGAAAGAGACATAGGGGTATTAGTCACCATACCATTACAGTATTAAGTGAGGTTTGTAAAACATCAGCTAATGTTATTTTCCCAATTATTGAAGAGGATAAATTAAATATATTAAAAAGACAAATTACTGAAAATAATATTAATAAGAAACATAATTTAACCTATGAAAAAGGTGAAAATATTGAAAAGGCTTTAAAAACCTATAATATGAAAGTAACAACTATGGGTAGAGGCTTCCATGATGACAAGGAATATTTTTTAACTTTAGGTGCTGTTGGTCAAAAAGCAGTTCAAATTTTAAATGAAGGGAATGAACGTTGA
- a CDS encoding TlyA family RNA methyltransferase, producing the protein MDKKKRIDVLLVEKGFYSTREKAKRVIMEGVVFVGENRIDKPGEKIDIDSKIIVKKDPIPYVGRGGLKLEKAINSFNIELRGKTAIDIGASTGGFTDCMLKEGIKKVYAIDVGYGQLDWKLRNDNRVVVKERTNIRYVKEDDIGERVDFISIDVSFISLKLVLPVAESLLKKEGEIVALIKPQFEAGREKVGKKGLVKDKGVHFEVIKKILNVCSKNNLQLDNLTYSPITGATGNIEFLAHLVKETNLDVTLSELQIKEIIENAHKRL; encoded by the coding sequence ATGGACAAGAAAAAAAGAATAGATGTACTATTAGTTGAAAAAGGCTTTTATAGTACTAGAGAAAAGGCTAAACGAGTTATAATGGAAGGAGTAGTTTTTGTTGGGGAAAATAGAATAGATAAGCCTGGTGAAAAAATAGATATAGATAGTAAAATAATTGTAAAAAAGGACCCAATTCCTTACGTTGGTCGGGGAGGATTAAAACTAGAAAAGGCTATAAATAGTTTTAATATAGAACTTAGGGGGAAAACGGCTATAGATATTGGGGCATCAACTGGTGGGTTTACTGATTGTATGTTAAAAGAAGGAATAAAAAAAGTTTATGCAATAGATGTAGGATATGGACAGCTAGATTGGAAATTACGTAATGATAATAGGGTAGTTGTCAAAGAACGGACTAATATTAGATATGTAAAAGAAGATGATATAGGAGAGAGAGTTGATTTTATCTCTATTGATGTTTCTTTTATATCCTTAAAGTTAGTATTGCCAGTAGCTGAAAGTTTGTTAAAAAAAGAAGGGGAAATAGTAGCTTTAATTAAGCCACAATTTGAAGCTGGTAGGGAAAAGGTAGGTAAAAAAGGTTTAGTTAAAGACAAAGGAGTCCATTTTGAAGTAATAAAAAAAATATTGAATGTTTGTAGTAAGAATAATTTACAATTAGATAACCTTACTTATTCTCCAATTACTGGTGCTACAGGTAATATAGAATTTTTAGCTCATTTAGTAAAAGAGACTAATCTAGATGTAACTTTAAGTGAGCTTCAAATAAAAGAAATAATTGAAAATGCTCATAAAAGATTATAA
- a CDS encoding phospho-N-acetylmuramoyl-pentapeptide-transferase, translating into MELLKINIGSYLISLILSTIAMPFFLNMLIDSNCAALNYKKEEIPISLGILFIIVQTMTVSLFSIIKEHHVSVIMAYLVGFILIGFVGIFDDIVGDTTIKGFKGHISAFFKGRLTTGGLKAGVGFLAALIFSALVSHNVLDLLVNILLIALFINFINLFDLRPGRASKVFILLSIILFGTNDKTHYFDFIIFSFYGILTRYLPVDIKAKAMMGDVGSNSLGLTLGIYCVLSHGLKIKIIYLIVLIMLQILAEKISFSEVIENNKILKYIDNIGR; encoded by the coding sequence ATGGAACTATTAAAAATAAATATAGGAAGTTATTTAATAAGTCTTATATTATCTACTATAGCTATGCCTTTTTTCTTAAATATGCTTATAGATAGTAATTGTGCTGCTTTAAATTATAAAAAGGAAGAGATACCTATAAGTTTAGGTATACTATTTATTATTGTTCAAACTATGACCGTGAGTCTTTTTTCTATAATTAAGGAACATCATGTAAGCGTTATTATGGCCTATTTAGTTGGGTTTATATTGATAGGTTTTGTTGGAATATTTGATGATATAGTTGGAGATACAACGATTAAAGGATTTAAAGGACATATTTCTGCCTTTTTTAAAGGGAGACTTACTACGGGAGGACTTAAGGCTGGAGTAGGCTTTTTAGCTGCATTAATATTTTCTGCCCTAGTCTCTCATAATGTTCTAGATTTATTAGTAAATATATTATTAATAGCATTATTTATAAACTTTATTAATCTCTTTGATTTAAGACCTGGAAGAGCTTCAAAAGTTTTTATACTTCTATCTATTATTTTATTTGGGACTAATGATAAAACACATTATTTTGATTTTATTATTTTTTCTTTTTATGGTATTTTAACGAGATACTTACCTGTAGATATAAAAGCTAAAGCTATGATGGGCGATGTAGGTTCTAATAGTTTAGGTTTGACTTTAGGCATATATTGTGTCCTAAGCCATGGTTTAAAGATAAAAATTATATATTTAATTGTTTTAATAATGCTGCAAATTCTTGCTGAAAAAATATCCTTTTCTGAAGTAATAGAAAATAATAAGATACTAAAATATATTGATAATATTGGTAGATAG
- a CDS encoding NUDIX hydrolase: MDFEEKTMKTENVYKGKMLNLRIDTVELPDKKYSKREIVEHPGSVAIVPITEDNEIILVRQYRKAVESNLLEIPAGKLEVNEEPKETAIRELKEETGIKAKKLEYITEFYTSPGFSNEKMYLFLAMDLSMDVLEPADDEYIEITKVKIDKLANMIKKGEILDSKTMIGIYMAMEHLESK; this comes from the coding sequence ATGGATTTTGAAGAAAAAACTATGAAGACAGAAAATGTATATAAGGGTAAAATGTTAAACTTAAGAATAGATACTGTAGAACTACCAGATAAAAAATATTCTAAAAGAGAAATAGTGGAGCACCCTGGTTCAGTAGCTATAGTTCCTATAACAGAAGACAATGAAATTATTTTAGTAAGACAATATAGGAAAGCAGTAGAAAGCAACTTATTGGAGATTCCAGCTGGAAAGTTAGAAGTTAATGAAGAACCAAAAGAGACAGCTATAAGGGAGTTAAAAGAGGAAACAGGAATTAAAGCTAAAAAATTAGAATATATAACTGAGTTTTATACATCACCTGGCTTTTCTAATGAGAAAATGTATTTGTTTTTAGCTATGGATTTATCTATGGATGTATTAGAACCTGCTGATGATGAGTATATAGAAATAACTAAAGTAAAAATAGATAAGTTAGCCAATATGATTAAAAAAGGAGAAATCTTAGACAGTAAAACAATGATAGGTATATATATGGCTATGGAGCATCTTGAAAGTAAATAA
- a CDS encoding glycosyltransferase family 2 protein, with translation MERKDKIVAVVPVYNEENKISDTIEGLKLINAIDNIIVVDDGSTDKTYNIIKQLGVNIIKLEKNSGKGYAIKSAIKNLEYEYLALVDGDLGKSSYEIEKLIDPVVNGEVDVTIAKFPPAKKKGGFGFVKKLAKNGIKYYTGTEINSGLSGQRVYKREVIEDINNIPDTFGIEVAMTVETLRKGYSIKEVDVNMTHDETERDIKGFYHRGKQFLNILWTLIKLGIRR, from the coding sequence ATGGAAAGAAAAGATAAAATTGTTGCGGTAGTACCGGTTTATAATGAAGAAAATAAAATTAGTGATACAATTGAAGGGCTAAAGTTAATAAATGCCATTGATAATATTATTGTAGTAGATGATGGATCTACAGACAAGACTTATAATATTATTAAACAATTAGGGGTAAACATTATAAAATTAGAGAAAAACTCAGGTAAAGGTTATGCTATAAAATCAGCTATTAAAAATCTAGAATATGAATATTTAGCCTTAGTTGATGGAGATTTGGGGAAAAGCAGTTATGAAATAGAAAAACTTATTGATCCAGTTGTTAATGGTGAAGTTGATGTAACTATTGCAAAGTTCCCACCTGCTAAAAAGAAAGGGGGATTTGGTTTTGTAAAAAAACTTGCAAAAAATGGTATTAAATATTATACTGGAACTGAGATCAATTCAGGTTTATCTGGGCAGAGAGTTTATAAAAGAGAGGTAATAGAGGATATAAACAATATACCTGATACTTTTGGTATAGAAGTAGCTATGACAGTAGAAACATTGAGAAAAGGGTATAGTATTAAAGAGGTAGATGTAAATATGACCCATGATGAAACTGAAAGAGATATTAAAGGATTTTATCATAGAGGCAAGCAATTTTTAAACATACTTTGGACTTTAATAAAGTTAGGGATTAGAAGGTGA
- the argR gene encoding arginine repressor has translation MRKYTRQRKILELIDNKEIETQEELSENLEEIGISITQATISRDIKELGLVKVITNNGRYKYSAIEDNRESSKERLMKVLKSSIINFEVAGHIIVISTLPGAAQICGLAIDSFELKGIVGTIAGHDTLFVAVDDINNVDKVIEKLKTLLN, from the coding sequence ATGAGAAAATATACGAGACAAAGAAAGATATTAGAATTAATAGATAATAAAGAAATAGAAACTCAAGAAGAATTATCTGAGAATCTGGAGGAAATAGGTATATCTATAACTCAGGCTACTATATCAAGGGATATCAAGGAACTTGGTTTAGTAAAAGTTATTACCAATAATGGACGTTATAAATATTCAGCTATTGAGGACAATAGGGAAAGTAGTAAAGAAAGATTGATGAAAGTCCTTAAAAGTTCTATAATTAATTTTGAGGTAGCTGGACATATTATAGTTATTAGTACTTTACCTGGTGCAGCACAGATTTGTGGATTAGCCATAGATAGTTTTGAGCTAAAAGGTATAGTTGGAACTATTGCTGGCCATGATACATTATTTGTTGCTGTAGATGATATCAATAATGTGGACAAGGTTATTGAAAAGTTAAAAACTTTACTCAATTAG